In Stieleria varia, one genomic interval encodes:
- a CDS encoding ROK family protein has product MSLPQLLEISHAQAPYFWGVDVGGTGIKLGLVDDLGRTVAYEKIPTREAEGASAAVARIADIISKTESALGIVGQVPQIGLGAPGPMDLPKGLLVAPPQLPSWWGFNIRDAVGEATGRPVSFLNDANAAAFGEFWLGTGRHAESMVLLTLGTGVGGGIVIDGELVNGVNSCGSECGHMIVDPSPTAQLCVWGGGRGHLEAYASASAVVLRTRQRLTEGAESCLSGLLGSSDSELTAKKIYEAAKNEGDKLALEIIDETARWLGIGITTLVHAVDPGIIALGGAMDFGGDDCPIGQRFLQSIREEFKSRTFENIYDGTSIGFASLGPDAGYLGVAGYARKENQSL; this is encoded by the coding sequence ATGTCGCTACCCCAACTCCTCGAAATCTCACACGCTCAAGCCCCTTACTTTTGGGGTGTCGATGTCGGCGGGACCGGGATCAAACTCGGGTTGGTCGACGATTTGGGTCGGACGGTAGCGTACGAAAAGATACCCACTCGGGAAGCCGAGGGGGCGTCTGCGGCCGTGGCTCGGATCGCGGACATCATCTCGAAAACGGAGTCGGCGCTTGGAATTGTAGGCCAAGTCCCACAGATTGGCTTGGGGGCTCCCGGCCCGATGGACCTGCCCAAAGGCTTGTTGGTCGCGCCGCCCCAACTACCATCCTGGTGGGGATTCAATATTCGCGACGCGGTGGGCGAGGCGACCGGTCGACCGGTCTCGTTCTTGAACGACGCCAACGCGGCGGCGTTTGGAGAATTTTGGCTGGGAACCGGACGCCATGCCGAGTCGATGGTCTTGTTGACACTGGGCACCGGCGTTGGCGGCGGGATCGTGATCGACGGCGAATTGGTCAACGGGGTGAACAGTTGCGGCAGCGAATGCGGCCATATGATCGTCGACCCCTCGCCGACCGCGCAATTGTGCGTGTGGGGTGGCGGCCGCGGGCACTTGGAGGCTTATGCGTCGGCCAGTGCCGTCGTGTTGCGGACCCGTCAGCGGTTGACCGAGGGTGCCGAGAGTTGCTTGAGCGGTTTGCTGGGCAGCTCGGACAGCGAGTTGACGGCCAAGAAGATTTATGAGGCGGCGAAGAACGAAGGCGACAAGCTGGCTTTGGAGATCATCGATGAAACGGCAAGATGGCTGGGCATCGGGATCACGACGTTGGTCCACGCGGTGGACCCGGGCATCATTGCTTTGGGCGGCGCGATGGACTTTGGCGGAGACGATTGCCCGATCGGACAGCGGTTCTTGCAGAGCATTCGCGAAGAGTTCAAGTCACGTACGTTTGAGAACATTTATGACGGGACGTCGATCGGCTTTGCGTCGCTCGGTCCCGATGCGGGCTACCTCGGTGTAGCCGGATACGCGAGAAAAGAAAACCAATCGCTATGA
- a CDS encoding glycosyltransferase family 4 protein — MKVVFLTAGAAGMYCGSCMHDNALAKALRDLGVDCVLQPVYTPIRTDEDSIADAHVFFGGIHVYLLQQMPWLRFVPGPLRRVLDWPPLLNFATRRVASTDPGKLGELSLSMLRGVHGRQADEFRRLVDWMADEMKPDAVIFSNLLIGGGIPELKSRLPDTKLIVLLQGDDIFLDHLHPETRQQAIELCTELIVSLDHACAHSQFYANKMGELLQIPHEKRVVSRLSIDTSAFHPIANDDPAASNQAESNPSDSSPKPFRLGYLARIAPEKGFHRLVDAFLQIAKDPAMDHVQLHAAGWLGENNRAYFQSQLKRLEQAGVADRFEHHGSPDLKQKIDYLRSLDLLCVPTEYEDPKGLFVLESLAAGTPVVMPDHGAFSELIRSTGGGILVPPGDTDALCSSIRELVLDTPRRRQLAREGREAVQEKHSIQSAAQALRDLIAS; from the coding sequence ATGAAAGTCGTCTTTTTGACCGCTGGCGCCGCCGGGATGTATTGCGGCAGTTGCATGCATGACAACGCATTGGCCAAAGCACTTCGTGATCTCGGCGTCGATTGCGTCCTGCAACCGGTCTACACCCCGATCCGGACCGATGAAGATAGCATTGCGGACGCCCATGTCTTTTTCGGTGGCATCCACGTCTACTTGCTCCAACAGATGCCCTGGCTGCGTTTCGTGCCGGGCCCCCTCCGCCGTGTCCTGGACTGGCCTCCACTGCTGAACTTTGCCACACGCCGTGTCGCCTCCACCGATCCAGGAAAACTCGGCGAGCTGTCCCTGTCCATGCTCCGCGGCGTTCACGGCCGTCAAGCCGACGAGTTTCGACGGCTGGTCGACTGGATGGCGGACGAAATGAAACCCGACGCGGTGATCTTTAGCAATCTGCTGATTGGCGGAGGGATCCCCGAACTGAAGTCGCGGTTGCCCGACACCAAACTGATCGTGCTGCTGCAGGGCGACGATATCTTTCTAGATCACTTGCACCCGGAAACCAGACAGCAAGCGATCGAGCTGTGCACGGAGCTGATCGTCTCGCTCGATCACGCTTGCGCCCACAGCCAGTTCTACGCGAACAAGATGGGCGAGCTGCTGCAGATCCCACACGAAAAACGCGTCGTCTCGCGACTCTCCATCGACACCTCTGCATTCCACCCCATCGCGAACGATGATCCGGCCGCGTCGAATCAGGCAGAATCAAATCCGTCGGATTCCTCACCTAAACCGTTTCGCTTAGGCTACCTCGCTCGTATCGCTCCCGAGAAAGGTTTCCACCGGCTGGTCGATGCGTTCTTGCAAATCGCAAAGGATCCTGCAATGGATCACGTGCAATTGCATGCCGCCGGCTGGTTGGGTGAAAACAACCGAGCGTACTTTCAGTCGCAACTCAAGCGTCTGGAGCAAGCCGGAGTTGCCGACCGATTCGAGCATCACGGCAGCCCCGATCTGAAGCAGAAGATCGATTATCTGCGATCGCTGGATCTGCTGTGTGTCCCGACCGAGTACGAGGACCCCAAAGGGCTGTTCGTGCTGGAGTCGCTCGCAGCGGGCACTCCGGTCGTGATGCCCGATCACGGCGCGTTCAGCGAACTGATCCGCAGCACGGGCGGAGGAATCTTGGTTCCACCGGGAGACACCGACGCGTTGTGTTCATCGATTCGAGAACTCGTACTGGACACTCCACGTCGTAGGCAACTGGCACGTGAAGGCCGAGAAGCGGTCCAGGAAAAACACTCCATCCAATCCGCCGCCCAAGCACTCCGAGACCTGATCGCAAGCTAA
- a CDS encoding prenyltransferase/squalene oxidase repeat-containing protein, whose translation MSQMALRFTVLFIVLIHHGVSLADQPAQIDRVTSEKAISRGLIYLIDRQNRNGSWSLQGHGTDVLLHSDSAATGLCLLAFLEAPNSMRQKHDAVIQSGIEYLVNVQDEEGNLYGSENDVSDNSVAFYSHAIATRALCDALRIRKDPALESPAQRAIDYIAASQHRMRGGWRYTPQKSSDTSVTCQMALACAAAKRADVQVPAAIDEGLLRWIKFCEMPGTPQQYRYNPFAPDTDTQRHGRWPSPCMTAAGGLIRLYANGNIPDQRDRSSSEFIFQYLPQFRVRSSPRRDVYYWYLSTLFMNRIGGEYAKRWQDTLLPMLLNSQVRTAADTSGEPGASWQIDYPDPDRWGMHAGPIYLTAMHVLTIESIIDQRWPSTPE comes from the coding sequence ATGTCTCAGATGGCTTTGCGATTCACGGTTTTGTTCATCGTGCTAATTCATCATGGCGTCAGCCTTGCAGACCAACCGGCTCAAATTGATCGAGTCACTTCAGAAAAAGCGATTTCTCGTGGGTTGATTTATCTGATCGACAGACAAAACCGTAACGGTAGTTGGTCTCTTCAGGGGCACGGGACGGATGTCCTGCTGCACAGCGACAGCGCAGCAACTGGATTATGTTTGCTCGCGTTTCTTGAGGCGCCAAACTCAATGCGGCAGAAGCACGATGCGGTCATTCAGTCCGGTATTGAGTACTTGGTCAACGTTCAAGACGAGGAAGGGAACCTATACGGAAGTGAAAATGATGTCTCGGACAATAGCGTAGCATTTTACAGCCACGCCATCGCGACGCGAGCTCTGTGCGATGCCTTGAGGATTCGCAAAGACCCAGCATTGGAGTCACCTGCTCAACGCGCAATCGACTACATCGCAGCCAGCCAGCATCGAATGAGGGGAGGGTGGCGATACACGCCACAGAAAAGCTCCGATACGAGCGTGACTTGTCAGATGGCGTTGGCCTGTGCTGCTGCCAAACGGGCAGACGTGCAGGTGCCGGCCGCAATTGATGAGGGGTTATTGCGGTGGATCAAGTTTTGTGAGATGCCCGGAACCCCGCAGCAGTATCGCTACAACCCTTTTGCACCCGACACAGACACGCAACGTCATGGACGCTGGCCGTCGCCGTGCATGACGGCCGCAGGTGGGCTCATTCGCTTGTACGCGAACGGCAACATCCCCGACCAGCGGGACCGATCAAGTAGTGAGTTCATATTTCAATACCTTCCACAATTTCGTGTTCGGAGCTCGCCGCGCCGCGATGTCTACTATTGGTACCTTTCAACACTCTTTATGAACCGAATCGGTGGCGAATATGCGAAGCGATGGCAAGACACATTGCTGCCTATGCTGTTGAATTCACAAGTTCGCACGGCAGCAGACACCAGCGGAGAACCGGGAGCAAGTTGGCAGATCGATTATCCAGATCCAGATCGTTGGGGCATGCATGCCGGGCCAATCTATTTGACAGCGATGCACGTCCTAACGATTGAGTCCATCATCGATCAACGTTGGCCGAGCACGCCTGAGTGA
- a CDS encoding acyl-CoA dehydrogenase family protein translates to MRSLALLFVFIFCAGNSAICSADDTARLLDPQSVFLHPNESLEKVQRGHSEATPVLVAQGELDQLIDCKGGGACPISAALIASQGLRAMSGVPLDPYPHRTALRVFQSKPELLQGRISNDRMVILLDYLCDDLAKASVAISTLSAPNSPHAALGEKWSETAGPDLTTAPGELKVLAYTVTTEDGKVLGRHFVLLKTNNAGRIQYIDPGKPLKKRMFDVEFRGVPTATKQQVFFRVPDGLDKSKRTYELNTVFTVRLLPETAEGSRSVESRVENLKAKIDKLAERLRSSGELTSPNTWRREGAEFGLPGVDLPTGIGGGGYLATETIELFRHCGKINLNLRDVVGAAHARPLVKSDSPIARKVLEQIVAGEAYVAVSITEPMAGSNPKEMQSKAVRYERGFKLTGRKLWNARLRQATHVVLYTLAADDPEHTGKRSAFLIPIDHPGLRVVDRYAHGLTGNSFGGLEFDDMFVSGDHLIGQDGEGGKIFTEHFLYWRLMQAAAAIGCGETALNRMSERLKTRKAFYAPIGRFTHLQQPLGEYHTKLLMAMALARESAQLLDNGDYEAASSLINGLKAEGVEIALSACDAAMRAHGAMGYSRDVDLGDRVRDLMGLRIADGTTDVMRMSVVKEAYGSDLWKMAVYGSYPDEPDSSTSAAPSNQ, encoded by the coding sequence ATGCGATCACTAGCTCTACTATTCGTTTTCATCTTCTGTGCCGGGAATTCGGCTATTTGTTCTGCGGACGACACTGCACGTCTACTTGACCCGCAATCGGTCTTCTTGCATCCCAACGAATCCCTGGAAAAAGTTCAGCGAGGCCACTCCGAGGCAACTCCAGTGCTGGTGGCTCAGGGCGAACTGGACCAACTGATCGACTGCAAGGGCGGTGGGGCGTGTCCGATCTCCGCCGCTTTGATCGCATCGCAAGGCCTACGAGCTATGTCCGGTGTCCCCTTGGATCCCTACCCTCACCGGACCGCATTGCGTGTATTCCAATCGAAGCCGGAACTGCTGCAAGGACGAATCAGTAACGACCGAATGGTCATCCTGCTGGATTATCTTTGCGATGATTTGGCCAAGGCATCGGTGGCGATATCCACATTATCAGCGCCGAATAGTCCTCACGCCGCGTTGGGCGAGAAATGGTCTGAAACCGCAGGGCCTGACCTCACCACGGCCCCGGGTGAACTCAAGGTCCTGGCTTACACGGTGACTACCGAGGACGGAAAGGTCCTCGGCCGCCATTTTGTGCTACTGAAGACGAACAACGCGGGCCGGATTCAATACATCGACCCTGGCAAGCCTCTAAAGAAAAGGATGTTCGATGTGGAGTTTCGAGGCGTGCCAACTGCAACTAAGCAGCAGGTGTTCTTTCGTGTGCCAGATGGTTTAGACAAGTCGAAACGGACCTACGAACTTAACACTGTATTCACCGTTCGGTTATTGCCCGAAACAGCGGAGGGTAGCAGGAGCGTCGAGTCACGGGTTGAAAACTTGAAAGCGAAGATAGACAAACTCGCCGAAAGATTGCGGTCATCGGGTGAGCTGACATCGCCGAACACATGGCGGCGAGAGGGGGCCGAGTTCGGCTTGCCTGGCGTTGATTTGCCGACGGGTATTGGCGGCGGTGGTTACTTGGCAACCGAAACTATCGAGCTGTTTCGGCACTGCGGAAAGATCAATTTAAACCTGCGTGATGTCGTGGGGGCGGCACATGCTCGGCCACTGGTAAAGTCCGACTCTCCGATTGCACGAAAGGTCTTGGAGCAAATCGTCGCAGGCGAAGCATATGTTGCGGTTTCGATCACTGAGCCGATGGCGGGATCGAACCCCAAGGAGATGCAAAGCAAAGCGGTGCGATATGAGCGTGGCTTCAAGCTGACAGGACGCAAGCTGTGGAATGCGCGTTTGCGACAAGCTACGCACGTCGTGCTTTATACGTTGGCAGCCGATGACCCAGAGCACACTGGAAAGCGTTCAGCTTTTCTCATTCCCATTGACCATCCTGGATTGAGGGTGGTCGATCGCTACGCACACGGTTTGACAGGCAATTCATTCGGTGGACTGGAGTTCGATGACATGTTTGTCAGCGGCGATCATTTAATCGGTCAAGACGGCGAGGGCGGAAAGATCTTCACGGAGCATTTCCTTTACTGGAGATTGATGCAAGCCGCCGCCGCGATCGGATGCGGCGAAACCGCGTTGAACCGGATGTCAGAACGTCTCAAGACGCGAAAAGCTTTCTACGCCCCAATCGGTCGATTCACGCACCTACAGCAGCCGCTGGGCGAGTATCACACCAAGCTGCTGATGGCGATGGCACTTGCTCGAGAATCGGCTCAGTTGTTGGACAATGGCGACTATGAAGCGGCCAGTTCGTTAATCAACGGCTTGAAAGCCGAAGGCGTTGAAATCGCCTTGTCGGCATGCGATGCAGCAATGCGAGCCCACGGCGCTATGGGCTACAGCCGAGACGTCGACCTCGGCGATCGTGTTCGAGATCTGATGGGATTGCGAATCGCGGACGGCACAACCGACGTAATGCGAATGTCAGTTGTCAAAGAGGCCTATGGCAGCGATCTATGGAAAATGGCTGTGTACGGTAGCTATCCAGACGAACCCGACAGTTCGACGTCAGCAGCGCCGTCAAACCAGTAG